A window of Phragmitibacter flavus contains these coding sequences:
- a CDS encoding nucleotide kinase domain-containing protein yields the protein MKRKQQDKAFDQQEMLILPPSPIIPTLEAGDFGFLRPLKVSRVFSSYWRFAAERQRVFLRRIRGASPPWSDDPVLQIHKFTNAYRASDRVSQYLIRRVIYDKEHNLRDTFFRILLFKIFNRIDTWELLEGEFGKVSLDNYSFKSYDRVLSEAMAKGERLYSPAYIMPSGGRSSEYARKHQMHLRLLERMIEDELPEQLSEAPTMARSFELIREYPSIGDFLAYQYVTDINYSQITDFRETEFVVPGPGARDGIKKCFTDFGGLTEPEIIKFIAKRQDECFSAVGVSFPTLWGRRLQLIDCQNLFCEVDKYARVAHPEILGISGRTRIKQKLKPTSEPLQLFYPPKWGINNLLNADPEYVPNPRS from the coding sequence ATGAAACGAAAACAGCAAGACAAAGCGTTTGATCAGCAGGAAATGCTGATCCTTCCGCCATCTCCGATTATCCCCACCCTAGAAGCGGGTGATTTTGGATTTTTGCGCCCCCTGAAGGTGTCCCGTGTATTCAGCTCCTACTGGCGCTTTGCAGCGGAGAGGCAACGGGTGTTCCTCCGGCGCATTCGTGGCGCGAGTCCCCCATGGAGTGATGATCCGGTTCTTCAGATTCACAAATTCACCAACGCTTACCGCGCTTCGGACAGAGTTAGCCAATACCTCATCCGCCGAGTTATTTACGATAAAGAGCACAATCTGCGAGATACTTTTTTCAGAATCCTCTTGTTTAAAATCTTCAACAGGATCGACACTTGGGAACTGTTGGAAGGTGAGTTCGGCAAAGTGTCACTCGATAATTATTCGTTCAAAAGTTATGATCGCGTGCTCTCGGAAGCGATGGCAAAAGGCGAGCGGCTATATTCTCCGGCCTATATTATGCCCTCTGGCGGCCGATCCTCCGAGTATGCCCGCAAGCATCAGATGCATCTTCGCCTACTGGAGCGTATGATTGAAGATGAGCTTCCAGAGCAGCTATCAGAAGCACCGACAATGGCCCGCAGCTTCGAATTGATCCGTGAATATCCATCGATTGGAGACTTCTTGGCATATCAATATGTAACGGATATCAACTACAGTCAGATTACGGATTTCCGAGAAACTGAATTCGTTGTTCCTGGGCCAGGGGCCCGTGACGGAATTAAGAAATGTTTCACTGACTTCGGTGGATTAACAGAACCCGAGATCATTAAGTTCATCGCGAAACGACAAGACGAGTGCTTCTCTGCCGTTGGTGTATCATTCCCGACACTCTGGGGGCGACGGCTTCAACTCATTGATTGCCAGAACTTGTTTTGTGAAGTGGACAAGTATGCCCGAGTTGCTCATCCCGAGATCTTAGGGATATCAGGCCGCACTCGGATCAAGCAAAAGCTGAAACCGACGTCTGAGCCACTCCAACTTTTTTATCCTCCAAAGTGGGGAATTAATAACCTACTAAACGCGGATCCTGAATATGTTCCAAACCCTAGAAGCTAG
- a CDS encoding dTMP kinase, giving the protein MTLTTKGQLFVFEGVDAAGKSSISARFVDWLRSQGKTAEPFSFPGNFPGTIGDLVYRIHHDRAAFGLDPLTESSLQTLHIAAHLDAIEARIIPSLEAGKTVILDRYWWSTRVYGVVGGARAEVLDKLIEAEQIAWGDWLPTALFCIGRSTPLRDEPLDRWSRWKDGYDAMIRKESGRYPIHSIQNESSIEECLSEITSCCPI; this is encoded by the coding sequence ATGACGCTAACAACCAAAGGCCAACTCTTTGTATTCGAAGGCGTTGATGCCGCAGGCAAGTCCTCGATTAGCGCTCGATTTGTTGATTGGCTTCGCAGCCAAGGCAAGACAGCTGAACCCTTTTCGTTTCCGGGCAATTTTCCCGGCACAATTGGTGACCTTGTATATCGGATTCATCACGATCGCGCAGCCTTTGGACTGGATCCCCTCACTGAGTCGAGTCTGCAGACGCTTCACATTGCCGCTCATCTTGATGCAATCGAGGCACGAATCATTCCAAGCCTAGAAGCTGGCAAAACTGTGATTCTAGACCGTTACTGGTGGTCAACAAGGGTCTATGGCGTGGTGGGAGGAGCGCGGGCGGAGGTGCTCGATAAACTCATTGAGGCAGAGCAAATCGCATGGGGGGATTGGCTTCCAACCGCGTTGTTTTGTATCGGAAGATCCACCCCATTGAGAGATGAACCTCTGGATCGCTGGTCTCGATGGAAGGACGGCTACGACGCGATGATTCGGAAAGAATCAGGCCGTTACCCGATCCATTCAATCCAGAACGAGAGCAGCATAGAAGAGTGCCTCTCTGAGATCACTAGCTGTTGCCCAATCTAG
- a CDS encoding helix-turn-helix domain-containing protein, with protein MIDTEDTIYQRLRLAREQAGLSQGQIAKLINYHRPTISEIEAGRRKVTSEELALFAKHYGVTAAWLLNESESDDDPAVELAARELSSLNKEDLDKILRLLRSLKKSSPSKE; from the coding sequence ATGATCGACACGGAAGACACGATTTACCAACGCCTGCGGCTAGCAAGGGAGCAAGCGGGACTCTCTCAGGGTCAAATTGCCAAGCTGATAAACTATCATCGTCCAACCATCTCGGAAATCGAAGCTGGGCGAAGAAAAGTAACGTCTGAGGAGCTGGCTCTGTTTGCGAAGCACTACGGAGTTACGGCTGCATGGCTCCTCAATGAGTCAGAAAGCGATGATGATCCAGCCGTCGAACTGGCAGCTCGGGAACTGTCGAGTCTGAACAAGGAAGATCTCGACAAAATACTGCGGTTGCTCCGCTCCCTGAAAAAATCTTCGCCTTCAAAGGAATGA
- a CDS encoding ImmA/IrrE family metallo-endopeptidase: protein MTRQELARTALRAAIELRRKAKVLLEDPICVYDFADTLEVEVRFVGGSSFAGMFAKGMDALFVPSERPAGRRAFTCAHELAHWRFGHGERVETLDFDRDDRDVPEEILANHFAGFLLMPNRALMAEAGARGFDFRSLTAHEAYRLASQLGVGYDTLIKHLRWSERLIDQERMDQLQLRTPKDLRRELLGHDARGHLVIADAQWRKVAIDLEVGDHAIVPHGAAINGNSARIVRESQHGMVIEAVRPGISQALGSGEWAHMVRVSRKQFVGRAAFRHLEDDDDDTTLDN from the coding sequence ATGACACGTCAAGAACTTGCTAGGACAGCACTTCGTGCTGCTATCGAATTGCGGAGGAAAGCCAAGGTTCTCTTGGAAGATCCGATTTGCGTCTATGATTTTGCGGACACTCTAGAGGTTGAAGTGAGGTTCGTGGGAGGCTCTAGCTTTGCCGGCATGTTCGCAAAGGGAATGGATGCACTGTTTGTTCCGTCCGAGCGACCAGCAGGACGCCGCGCGTTCACCTGTGCCCACGAATTGGCGCACTGGCGCTTTGGTCATGGTGAGAGAGTGGAAACCTTGGATTTTGATCGTGATGACCGTGATGTGCCCGAGGAGATTCTTGCCAATCACTTTGCGGGATTCTTGCTGATGCCAAATCGGGCGCTAATGGCTGAAGCAGGTGCTCGCGGATTTGATTTCAGATCTCTCACCGCTCATGAGGCATACCGACTGGCCAGCCAGCTTGGAGTGGGTTACGACACACTTATTAAGCACCTGCGTTGGTCGGAGCGTTTGATTGATCAGGAGCGCATGGATCAACTTCAACTGCGAACGCCAAAAGACCTTCGTCGTGAACTGCTCGGCCATGATGCGCGAGGGCATCTTGTAATTGCAGACGCGCAATGGAGGAAGGTCGCCATCGACCTTGAGGTAGGCGACCATGCGATTGTTCCTCATGGAGCCGCCATTAACGGAAATTCCGCCAGAATTGTCCGCGAAAGCCAACATGGCATGGTGATCGAAGCGGTCCGCCCAGGGATCAGCCAAGCATTGGGGAGCGGCGAATGGGCGCACATGGTCCGCGTGAGCCGCAAACAGTTCGTAGGCCGGGCAGCATTTAGACACTTGGAGGATGATGATGACGACACCACACTTGATAACTGA
- a CDS encoding thymidylate synthase → MMMTTPHLITESNLSTAWARAFLHAHDGAEDALVVAIRGFEQDMPNEDDVIANELDAQLSCHDIPRIDQTALTIVPYEKWLREGKISIEQLTEWYLQSMLPRLKARCSKNSHGTYFERFVAFSGTRLNKKRLEYRTINQLKYVTDFWRKKVAGKNRSRPRQSALQLACFDPAKDDTGSALCGFPCLQQVSFTYHEAGSLEVTAYYPTQYLFDRAYGNYLGLCQLGHVVAHSLGGKLTRFTCFTARPEVGKKKPDRAFINMLRKYVAENSLEAAP, encoded by the coding sequence ATGATGATGACGACACCACACTTGATAACTGAATCGAATCTCTCAACCGCATGGGCGCGTGCCTTTCTTCATGCTCATGATGGAGCAGAAGATGCTCTAGTCGTTGCCATTCGCGGTTTTGAGCAGGACATGCCCAATGAGGATGACGTGATTGCAAATGAACTTGATGCTCAATTGTCATGCCACGACATCCCTCGGATTGACCAAACAGCGCTGACCATCGTGCCATATGAGAAGTGGCTTCGGGAAGGCAAAATTAGCATTGAACAGCTAACGGAATGGTATCTGCAATCTATGCTGCCAAGACTCAAGGCTAGATGCAGCAAGAACAGTCATGGAACCTATTTCGAGCGATTCGTTGCTTTCTCAGGGACAAGACTCAACAAAAAGCGTTTAGAATACCGAACGATTAACCAGCTCAAATACGTCACTGATTTTTGGCGAAAAAAGGTTGCTGGTAAGAACCGTTCCCGACCACGTCAGTCTGCTCTACAGTTAGCATGTTTTGATCCGGCGAAAGATGATACCGGCTCAGCTCTCTGCGGTTTCCCATGCCTTCAACAAGTTAGCTTCACCTACCATGAGGCAGGTTCCTTGGAGGTGACTGCATATTACCCAACCCAGTATCTATTTGATCGTGCATACGGAAACTATTTGGGACTCTGTCAGCTTGGGCATGTAGTAGCGCACTCTCTTGGTGGGAAACTCACGCGGTTTACATGCTTCACTGCACGACCCGAAGTGGGAAAGAAGAAACCAGACCGGGCATTCATCAACATGCTCCGCAAGTATGTAGCCGAAAACTCTTTGGAGGCTGCACCATGA
- a CDS encoding XRE family transcriptional regulator, whose product MDFLNFIDIYFNMETLQELGEAVAQRRKELKYRQAMVATQTGITAETLSRFERGKLTEFGARKLLSVLAVLGMELRFSEKGMSGSLDELRKERGL is encoded by the coding sequence ATGGATTTTTTAAATTTTATTGATATATACTTCAATATGGAAACACTCCAGGAACTTGGTGAAGCGGTAGCTCAGCGGCGGAAGGAGCTTAAGTATCGGCAGGCGATGGTTGCCACGCAAACAGGCATTACGGCGGAGACGCTCTCACGTTTTGAGCGAGGGAAGCTCACCGAGTTCGGCGCGCGCAAATTGTTGTCAGTGCTAGCAGTCTTGGGGATGGAACTGCGGTTTTCAGAAAAGGGAATGTCTGGTTCGCTGGATGAACTAAGGAAGGAGCGCGGATTGTGA
- a CDS encoding ATP-binding protein, producing the protein MTEHLLIALTALLGAPQQGTVAYTRCLSGDEIDVLLKKIEGHLNGWQIVGVGTRLDAGWITGDKAVEIREDKGGACCMLVLPSEAGAGMDGIYNAAREISERALFTQAVQNARKGLDKDTAAFSSEAIKRAQRVGSKRRKITGRQQLAFYGQLTSYDEPGAALPVLGLWPVAGSANEAGQKLAHSSVMVDRLFQPGNVAETPGMRVASLSLGEECVDETKRLEESLRRCVGKSLEEAVKEVSADQSLWLGNLKPAFLEGKLEKLDLVSWRSAGNGKLQKWSGLTLGSGEGDEESLPQFRINEECKLTVKWRVSPDTLPPGAATYEIQMLVGEEIITSETVVHRGKAELKVVFDKDHFEEVEEGTRQEVKLRISTPGVEGIAQLETEDFLLCHGEGETSDRTSSGEVFRCVADGMVQSDSREAVEAFLEERQKGRQGMPDKQAKPKPGAAASGQMLAFRPHGNKRGFRVERPGLLREVEEDWSRKESCVGRWRIRCRPDGNRAGALEFVPCGESGDLEMTKLLEATRKFREDCLKSGGVMSRLHLHNHSSSIPAQNYLKAWIAALEKSSPALALAFTLEVTTMSGKTLGLVVLPHHPLRMAWQCGYDCLALQLSFEEKIKAQRIKKSLDWLDSANVPFLLPGLREGWSFVFADTLGFAGVLMVPENDPEPKATAALMTACYAGDTTRLSPSLSLGAGDAIAREISHYLDTHPHCGVLNVHALKPGDGSTVVKAIGNALTAPSDEPPSAESDQRYRPVAVRLDIHPSEEQLAVAGRYLARLTERRRKRAAAPPDEDAWCLESIPLSGNRSVPRLRWARRIPGSLNEPAHLSIAFDIHRSSIQASQTNESKFPLLAYGLVAHLVRDFCFENGQPRWRLSLPEEHDGLKLTDRVITDRLLNLQQLVLRQTATNAGFPGKWPELCTSPQVSDVELLGKLHELSDWVITMDRNAGIEFYDSPRESESIFDAYVIDAVPERDDLGCHQVITSTQKFEEVRGLLHHTLSALGLSGSARNCEVLLGHLKGLSGRLAMRLAAGARDADPTRISAELVALALVRAKCHAAQPDDRNWNPLTQGFFVPLDDVRDLVPEKDESSDDEYPEESRRRADLVYVGIPKKGRLSFTFIEVKYRRYLSQARSTQLFERIEEQTAANRDRWETAFFSQRSSAIERNLQGTRLGRVLRFYAEKARRHHLSESVYTRAIDELTSLLRNPADYQPAGFSCGSYIFCPDFSANQPELQSWDGDCAIKLFGPDSLPDQTNPVLSAPDKLSELPRSELETGNAPEFEDGAETDQEFRILDVDSTSELPIDAPEWEGVCLGEAPSGDSVFWKTAINTNPHLMIVGLPGMGKTHSLINICAQLQRQGISPIVFSYHDDIDESLAAAVPKVVVHDCLALGFNPMAIAQPNAVAHVESAGQLRDIFYAVFPDLGELQREKLRESIKKGYEECGWVNGSAGDTPDFRRFLEILRDGGHADKSTQTLLMRLNELDDFNFFSPPGESKSLLDENESQIIRIHSVANEAMQRASAGFIFYRIYQDMFRRGRASKLTHAVVFDEAHRAGKLKLLPTFAKECRKYGLALIVASQEAKDFDPGLFAATGSYLVLRVTDQDAKVMAKNAAGSDQERALADRLKLMPKYEAMFFSESLRRPSRVKLSS; encoded by the coding sequence ATGACCGAACATTTGCTAATAGCTCTGACTGCACTGCTCGGTGCTCCCCAACAGGGGACTGTCGCCTATACTCGCTGTCTATCCGGGGATGAAATCGATGTCCTTCTCAAAAAAATAGAAGGTCATCTGAATGGTTGGCAAATTGTAGGAGTAGGAACCCGCCTGGATGCAGGATGGATCACGGGGGACAAGGCCGTGGAAATCAGGGAAGACAAGGGTGGAGCCTGCTGCATGTTGGTGTTGCCCTCCGAAGCGGGCGCTGGTATGGATGGAATTTACAATGCCGCACGTGAAATTTCCGAGCGCGCTTTGTTCACCCAAGCGGTTCAGAATGCCCGCAAAGGACTCGATAAGGACACTGCAGCCTTTAGTTCCGAAGCTATTAAGCGTGCGCAGCGAGTCGGTAGCAAGCGGCGTAAGATTACAGGGCGGCAGCAACTGGCTTTCTATGGGCAGCTAACATCATATGATGAACCCGGTGCTGCCCTTCCGGTCCTTGGTCTCTGGCCCGTGGCTGGCAGCGCTAACGAAGCTGGGCAGAAGCTGGCACACTCATCGGTCATGGTGGATCGACTATTCCAACCGGGGAACGTAGCGGAAACACCTGGTATGCGGGTTGCATCACTTTCATTGGGAGAAGAATGCGTGGATGAAACCAAACGTTTGGAAGAATCCCTGAGGCGTTGTGTCGGCAAATCTCTAGAAGAAGCTGTCAAAGAGGTTTCTGCAGATCAATCCTTGTGGCTAGGCAATCTGAAACCTGCTTTCCTCGAAGGTAAACTTGAAAAGTTGGACTTGGTGTCCTGGCGAAGCGCCGGAAATGGTAAACTGCAGAAATGGTCTGGCCTGACGCTCGGTTCTGGGGAAGGCGATGAGGAAAGTCTCCCGCAGTTCCGTATCAATGAGGAATGCAAGCTCACAGTAAAATGGAGGGTTTCTCCAGACACGCTGCCCCCCGGTGCCGCGACGTATGAGATCCAGATGTTAGTGGGTGAGGAGATCATCACGTCGGAAACCGTGGTTCACCGGGGGAAGGCGGAATTGAAGGTGGTTTTTGATAAGGATCACTTCGAGGAAGTGGAGGAGGGAACCCGACAGGAAGTGAAACTCAGAATATCCACACCCGGTGTGGAAGGGATCGCACAACTGGAGACCGAAGACTTCCTTCTCTGCCATGGCGAAGGTGAAACGTCGGATAGGACTTCCAGCGGTGAAGTCTTTCGCTGCGTCGCAGATGGGATGGTGCAGTCGGATTCTCGCGAAGCTGTCGAAGCTTTTCTTGAGGAGCGCCAGAAAGGCAGGCAGGGCATGCCAGACAAGCAAGCAAAGCCAAAGCCTGGAGCGGCCGCGTCTGGTCAAATGTTAGCTTTCCGCCCGCATGGCAACAAGCGGGGGTTTCGAGTCGAGCGTCCAGGGCTTTTGCGGGAAGTCGAAGAAGATTGGTCGCGCAAAGAAAGCTGTGTTGGCCGTTGGAGAATCCGATGTCGACCGGATGGTAACAGAGCAGGCGCTCTGGAGTTTGTTCCCTGTGGTGAATCGGGAGACCTCGAAATGACTAAACTCCTTGAGGCGACGCGGAAGTTTCGAGAGGACTGCCTCAAAAGTGGAGGTGTGATGTCGCGCCTGCACCTCCACAATCACTCGTCCTCTATCCCGGCTCAAAACTATTTGAAAGCTTGGATCGCCGCTCTCGAAAAATCTTCACCAGCACTGGCGTTGGCGTTCACCCTTGAGGTCACCACAATGTCTGGCAAGACGCTCGGGTTGGTTGTGTTGCCGCACCATCCGTTGCGAATGGCCTGGCAGTGTGGTTATGATTGTCTCGCACTTCAACTAAGTTTCGAAGAGAAGATCAAGGCTCAACGGATTAAAAAAAGCCTTGATTGGTTGGATAGCGCTAACGTTCCGTTTCTTCTGCCCGGCCTTCGAGAAGGATGGAGTTTCGTGTTCGCCGACACCTTGGGCTTCGCAGGAGTTCTGATGGTGCCAGAAAATGATCCAGAACCAAAGGCCACGGCCGCCCTGATGACCGCTTGTTACGCTGGCGACACTACGCGGCTTTCGCCATCTCTTTCTTTAGGGGCTGGCGATGCCATAGCCAGGGAAATTTCACACTATCTGGACACCCACCCCCATTGTGGCGTTCTGAATGTTCACGCCCTCAAGCCGGGAGATGGTTCCACTGTGGTGAAAGCTATCGGAAACGCACTTACCGCTCCATCGGACGAACCCCCATCTGCTGAGTCAGATCAGAGATACCGCCCCGTGGCAGTTCGCTTGGATATTCATCCATCGGAGGAGCAGTTAGCAGTGGCAGGTCGCTACTTGGCACGGCTCACTGAACGCCGCCGTAAGCGCGCCGCGGCACCTCCAGATGAAGACGCATGGTGCCTTGAGTCGATTCCACTGTCAGGAAACAGGAGTGTCCCCCGCTTACGTTGGGCGCGAAGAATTCCTGGCTCGCTGAACGAGCCAGCTCATCTTTCCATTGCGTTCGACATCCACCGAAGCAGCATCCAAGCTAGTCAGACGAACGAGAGCAAATTCCCGCTCCTTGCTTACGGGTTGGTAGCGCATCTGGTCCGCGATTTCTGTTTTGAGAACGGTCAACCCAGATGGCGGCTCAGTTTGCCAGAAGAACACGATGGTCTAAAGTTGACCGACCGCGTCATCACCGACCGTTTACTGAACCTCCAGCAGTTAGTTCTCCGTCAAACGGCCACAAACGCTGGCTTTCCAGGGAAATGGCCGGAGCTTTGCACTTCACCTCAGGTCAGCGATGTCGAATTGCTCGGAAAGCTCCATGAACTTTCCGACTGGGTTATCACCATGGATCGGAATGCCGGAATCGAATTTTACGACTCTCCACGCGAATCTGAATCCATATTCGATGCCTATGTGATTGATGCGGTTCCTGAGCGGGATGATCTTGGCTGCCATCAGGTCATCACCTCTACGCAAAAATTCGAAGAAGTTCGTGGCCTCTTGCACCATACGCTTAGTGCACTCGGGCTCAGTGGCTCTGCAAGAAATTGCGAGGTTCTCTTGGGGCATCTTAAGGGCCTAAGCGGAAGGTTGGCGATGCGTCTTGCTGCAGGTGCGCGCGATGCGGATCCAACGAGGATTAGCGCTGAACTTGTCGCCCTTGCGCTGGTTCGCGCGAAGTGCCACGCAGCACAACCCGATGACAGAAATTGGAATCCACTGACTCAGGGATTTTTTGTGCCTCTCGACGATGTTCGAGATCTGGTTCCGGAGAAAGACGAGTCTTCGGATGACGAGTATCCCGAAGAGAGTCGGCGAAGAGCGGATCTCGTTTATGTTGGCATACCAAAAAAGGGTAGGTTGAGTTTCACTTTTATCGAGGTCAAATACAGGCGTTATTTGTCTCAGGCGCGATCCACTCAGCTATTTGAACGTATCGAGGAACAAACTGCGGCAAACAGGGACCGATGGGAGACTGCATTCTTTTCGCAACGCTCATCGGCCATTGAACGCAATTTGCAAGGAACGCGGTTGGGAAGAGTGCTTAGATTCTATGCTGAGAAAGCTCGTCGTCATCACCTGTCAGAATCCGTGTATACACGGGCGATTGATGAGTTGACTTCTCTACTCAGGAATCCCGCAGATTACCAGCCCGCAGGCTTTTCATGCGGAAGTTATATTTTCTGTCCTGATTTTTCAGCTAACCAACCGGAACTACAATCCTGGGATGGAGATTGCGCGATTAAATTGTTCGGTCCTGATTCACTGCCTGACCAGACTAATCCTGTGCTGAGTGCTCCCGATAAGCTGTCCGAGTTGCCAAGAAGCGAGCTTGAAACTGGCAACGCACCAGAATTTGAAGACGGAGCTGAAACCGACCAAGAGTTTAGAATTCTAGACGTTGATTCAACGTCTGAGCTTCCCATCGACGCGCCGGAATGGGAAGGCGTCTGTCTTGGAGAAGCACCGTCCGGCGATTCCGTGTTTTGGAAAACAGCAATCAATACAAACCCGCACCTGATGATTGTTGGGCTGCCGGGCATGGGGAAAACGCACAGCCTAATCAACATCTGCGCACAATTGCAACGGCAGGGTATTTCTCCAATTGTGTTTTCCTATCACGACGACATCGACGAAAGCCTTGCGGCTGCCGTGCCCAAAGTCGTCGTGCATGATTGTTTGGCGCTCGGCTTCAACCCGATGGCCATCGCCCAGCCGAACGCTGTGGCTCACGTCGAAAGTGCCGGTCAACTCAGGGACATCTTTTACGCCGTATTCCCTGACCTCGGCGAATTGCAGCGCGAAAAGCTGCGAGAGTCCATAAAGAAAGGTTACGAAGAATGTGGCTGGGTAAATGGCAGTGCTGGTGACACACCGGACTTCCGCCGGTTCCTTGAAATCTTGAGAGATGGGGGGCACGCAGATAAATCCACGCAGACTCTGCTAATGCGATTAAACGAATTGGATGATTTTAACTTCTTCAGCCCTCCTGGCGAATCAAAATCGCTACTCGACGAAAATGAATCGCAGATCATTCGGATTCACTCAGTAGCCAATGAAGCAATGCAGCGTGCGAGTGCCGGATTCATTTTTTACCGGATATATCAAGACATGTTCCGCCGCGGACGAGCTTCGAAGCTGACGCATGCTGTGGTGTTTGATGAAGCACATCGTGCCGGTAAATTGAAATTGCTTCCAACGTTTGCAAAAGAATGCCGAAAATATGGGCTGGCTCTAATTGTAGCTTCTCAAGAAGCCAAGGATTTTGATCCTGGCCTATTCGCTGCAACTGGCAGCTATCTCGTTCTGAGAGTCACTGATCAAGACGCGAAAGTGATGGCAAAAAACGCCGCAGGTTCAGATCAGGAGCGCGCTTTGGCTGATCGCCTCAAGTTGATGCCCAAGTATGAGGCAATGTTCTTTTCGGAGTCATTGCGGAGACCCTCGCGAGTTAAACTATCTTCGTGA
- a CDS encoding type II toxin-antitoxin system HipA family toxin, whose protein sequence is MKLGVFVLGTQVATLESVGDFKSVLTYEAGAHPDHLVSLTMPVRTESWVWDDPLHPIFRMNLPEGYLLHVLEEKFGPHIGASPSTLLSIVGRNMIGRVQVAAPGANLNESVTPLDVAVLLKGDNSERAFSALVRKYAASGVSGVVPKFLDAQQEPRFSQYNKATLLTRKHIVKGSSQHLPYIALNEHLCMQVAAKVVPSAPTEVSQDGQALVVHRFDVDEEGLPKYALEDFCALLGMRPSAKYETTWERIGKAVRDHVPGPRQHETFRHLAATILLTYALRNADCHSKNIALLYTSREDVRIAPVYDMLTTSIYAEHKNSPPGISFMGKKTWQPGKNLSKFLTGTFGISAKEQATLVEKISDAISDTAPLVRQAMDEHPGFRELGKHLLNAWSEGIGGLRDKRTYAMSEWKPGEAFLGFSDPPKLRASRKVTEDY, encoded by the coding sequence GTGAAACTCGGCGTTTTCGTCCTGGGCACGCAGGTTGCTACGCTGGAGAGCGTGGGAGATTTCAAAAGTGTATTGACCTACGAAGCCGGCGCTCATCCAGACCATTTGGTGTCCTTGACGATGCCGGTGCGAACGGAGTCATGGGTGTGGGATGATCCGCTGCATCCGATCTTCCGCATGAATTTGCCTGAGGGCTATCTGCTGCATGTTTTGGAAGAAAAATTCGGACCCCATATCGGAGCGAGTCCCAGCACTTTGTTGTCGATTGTAGGACGAAACATGATCGGTCGCGTGCAGGTGGCAGCTCCCGGAGCCAACTTGAACGAGTCGGTGACCCCATTGGACGTAGCCGTGTTGTTGAAAGGCGACAATTCTGAACGGGCGTTTTCGGCACTGGTGCGAAAGTATGCGGCCAGTGGTGTGTCAGGAGTCGTGCCAAAATTCCTGGATGCTCAGCAAGAACCTCGATTCTCACAATACAACAAAGCCACCCTCCTCACGCGCAAGCACATCGTTAAAGGCTCATCCCAACACCTGCCTTACATCGCATTGAACGAGCACCTTTGTATGCAAGTGGCCGCCAAAGTCGTCCCCTCTGCACCCACAGAGGTTTCCCAAGATGGGCAGGCTCTCGTGGTCCATCGCTTTGACGTCGATGAGGAGGGTTTGCCCAAATATGCGTTGGAGGATTTCTGTGCGTTGTTGGGCATGAGGCCGTCGGCTAAATACGAGACTACTTGGGAACGGATCGGCAAGGCCGTTCGAGATCATGTCCCGGGGCCGCGCCAGCACGAAACTTTCCGCCACCTGGCCGCTACTATTCTGCTCACCTACGCGCTGCGGAATGCCGATTGTCATTCGAAAAACATCGCCTTGCTCTACACTTCCCGGGAAGACGTAAGAATCGCGCCTGTCTACGACATGCTGACCACCAGTATTTATGCTGAGCACAAGAACAGTCCTCCGGGGATCTCATTCATGGGCAAGAAGACCTGGCAACCGGGTAAAAACCTCAGCAAATTTCTCACGGGCACGTTTGGAATTTCCGCGAAAGAGCAGGCGACGCTGGTCGAGAAAATTAGCGATGCCATTTCCGACACTGCTCCCCTAGTGCGGCAGGCCATGGATGAGCACCCCGGATTCAGAGAACTCGGCAAGCATCTGCTTAACGCATGGTCGGAAGGGATCGGTGGTCTGCGGGACAAGCGCACCTATGCGATGAGTGAATGGAAGCCCGGCGAAGCGTTTCTAGGCTTTTCAGATCCGCCCAAACTTAGGGCGTCTCGGAAGGTTACTGAAGATTACTGA